The Gymnodinialimonas sp. 57CJ19 genome includes a window with the following:
- a CDS encoding phosphoribosyltransferase, whose protein sequence is MRLEPHAFWQHLDAPGTHATAPGTVYQKAYPATLPDGRQLLLPIRDLPGGAGAVASLIVNQASFIVEDALADAMAAQWQDTAPDVVVGVPTLGLPMANALARRLGHGRMVPLGTSRKFWYEDALSEPISSITSPGRGKTIYLDPRMVPLLSGRKVLLVDDVVSTGTSLAAVLRLLAKAGIMPAGIAVAMEQGTQWHQTLPLAERLRGAIKSPLLTASGEGYVVSS, encoded by the coding sequence ATGCGCCTGGAACCCCACGCCTTTTGGCAGCACCTCGACGCCCCCGGCACCCATGCGACGGCTCCCGGCACCGTGTATCAAAAGGCCTATCCGGCGACCTTGCCGGACGGGCGACAATTGCTTTTGCCGATCCGGGATTTGCCCGGCGGCGCGGGGGCAGTCGCCTCTCTCATCGTGAATCAGGCCTCCTTTATTGTGGAGGACGCGTTGGCAGACGCCATGGCGGCACAGTGGCAGGACACGGCACCCGATGTGGTTGTCGGGGTGCCGACCCTGGGCCTGCCGATGGCGAACGCACTTGCGCGGCGTTTGGGCCATGGCCGCATGGTGCCCTTGGGCACATCGCGGAAGTTCTGGTACGAGGATGCGCTGTCGGAACCGATCAGTTCCATCACCTCCCCCGGTCGCGGCAAGACCATCTACCTTGATCCGCGCATGGTGCCGCTACTATCTGGGCGCAAGGTGCTGTTGGTGGATGATGTGGTGAGCACCGGCACCTCTCTCGCGGCTGTCTTGCGCCTGTTGGCGAAGGCCGGGATCATGCCCGCTGGAATTGCCGTTGCCATGGAACAGGGCACGCAGTGGCACCAGACCCTGCCTTTAGCCGAACGCCTTCGTGGCGCGATAAAATCCCCCCTCCTCACGGCGTCTGGTGAGGGATATGTCGTATCGAGCTAA
- a CDS encoding response regulator has protein sequence MTVRILVVDDDPIALELMKVLLKQAGHKNAVFAESGAEALDILRRSRKGYDCLIFDINMPVMDGIELCAEVRTMAKFARTPVLMLTARSDFAAIAEAFRAGANDYVTKPFDVADINSRLDVAIRMSKSQEMLPILQTIEAQPDETLGAHPFKVSEPVKLPVESGLIDSFSLGNYLAKLTKIRVKSSIVFAVKVANIQSLYLSCTTSEFTSILSDISKAIYNAAENPHTLSSYIGDGNFICITRDDILETQPDIGNKVEAIYGRLARAHEDSDIRGVTFKTGRAIRPNGSRSHRVKPTINRALSALDRTAEIRSA, from the coding sequence GTGACAGTGAGAATTCTGGTGGTCGACGATGATCCTATCGCTTTGGAGCTTATGAAAGTGCTCCTGAAGCAAGCCGGTCATAAAAACGCAGTCTTTGCGGAGTCGGGCGCAGAGGCGTTGGATATCCTGCGCAGGTCTCGCAAGGGTTACGATTGCCTGATTTTCGATATCAACATGCCGGTCATGGACGGGATCGAGCTTTGCGCGGAAGTTCGCACCATGGCGAAGTTTGCACGCACACCGGTTCTGATGCTGACGGCACGGTCAGACTTCGCCGCGATCGCCGAAGCGTTCCGTGCGGGCGCGAACGACTACGTGACCAAGCCATTTGACGTGGCTGACATCAACTCACGCTTGGATGTTGCGATCCGCATGAGCAAATCCCAGGAAATGCTGCCGATCCTGCAAACCATCGAGGCGCAGCCTGACGAGACCTTGGGCGCACATCCCTTCAAGGTTTCCGAGCCTGTGAAGCTGCCCGTTGAAAGTGGTCTGATTGATAGCTTTTCCCTTGGGAATTATCTCGCGAAGCTGACAAAGATACGGGTCAAAAGCAGCATCGTATTCGCCGTCAAGGTGGCGAATATTCAATCCCTGTATCTAAGCTGTACGACCAGCGAATTCACCTCGATCTTGAGTGATATCTCCAAGGCGATTTATAACGCGGCAGAGAACCCGCATACACTCAGCTCGTACATCGGCGACGGGAATTTCATCTGCATCACCCGCGATGACATTTTGGAAACCCAACCCGACATCGGCAACAAGGTAGAGGCCATTTATGGCCGCCTCGCACGGGCCCACGAAGATAGCGACATTCGCGGGGTTACATTTAAAACCGGCCGTGCGATCCGCCCCAATGGCAGCCGCTCGCACCGCGTGAAGCCCACGATCAACCGCGCTCTCTCGGCGCTGGATCGCACGGCCGAGATCCGCTCTGCCTAA
- a CDS encoding zinc ribbon domain-containing protein YjdM: MMDTLPPCPECASAFTYQVDALLNCPECGHEWAAGSPDDAAPQVRDSVGNVLEDGDTVTVVKDLKVKGTSSVVKVGTKVRNIRIVDGDHDIDCKVPGIGPMGLKSQFVKKTSG; encoded by the coding sequence ATGATGGATACTTTACCGCCTTGCCCCGAATGCGCGTCGGCCTTCACCTACCAAGTGGATGCCCTGCTGAATTGCCCCGAATGCGGCCACGAATGGGCGGCAGGATCGCCCGACGATGCGGCCCCGCAGGTGCGCGATAGCGTCGGCAATGTGCTGGAGGATGGCGACACGGTCACCGTTGTCAAAGACTTGAAGGTCAAAGGCACGTCATCGGTCGTCAAAGTGGGCACCAAGGTGCGCAATATTCGGATTGTGGACGGCGATCACGATATTGATTGCAAGGTGCCCGGCATCGGCCCGATGGGGCTGAAATCCCAATTCGTGAAAAAGACGTCGGGCTAG
- a CDS encoding 5-formyltetrahydrofolate cyclo-ligase has translation MEDDDHGGTAPCTAHLLINGEPIDPTMAQDVARFRTAERARLMAARRRLSTADRAQLTATLAETLAPIVGPESGKKIAVYWPIRGEPDLRGWMTQAHDAGAEVLLPVVVEKNAPLVFRAWSPDCAMTRGIWNIPVPAHGPEETPDIVISPLLGVDRSCFRLGNGGGYYDRTLAQLRTPPRIIGVGFPDCVIDTIFPMPWDIAMDTVVLADGAVYGQH, from the coding sequence ATGGAGGACGACGATCACGGAGGAACGGCCCCGTGTACCGCACATCTGCTGATAAACGGGGAGCCGATTGATCCAACCATGGCCCAGGACGTGGCGCGTTTCCGCACCGCCGAGCGTGCCCGACTGATGGCTGCCCGTCGGCGCCTGTCCACCGCTGATCGCGCCCAGTTGACGGCAACTCTGGCCGAAACACTCGCCCCGATCGTCGGGCCGGAAAGCGGTAAGAAGATCGCGGTCTATTGGCCGATCCGGGGAGAGCCAGATTTGCGCGGGTGGATGACCCAGGCCCATGACGCGGGGGCTGAGGTGTTGCTTCCCGTGGTCGTCGAAAAAAACGCCCCCCTGGTTTTCCGGGCGTGGTCACCGGATTGCGCGATGACACGGGGGATCTGGAACATTCCCGTCCCCGCCCATGGGCCGGAAGAGACGCCCGACATCGTGATTTCGCCGTTGCTCGGTGTCGACAGATCCTGTTTTCGCCTCGGCAATGGCGGCGGATACTACGACCGGACCTTGGCGCAACTTCGCACGCCCCCAAGGATCATCGGCGTGGGGTTTCCCGATTGTGTTATCGACACGATCTTTCCGATGCCGTGGGATATCGCGATGGACACGGTCGTGTTGGCCGATGGCGCAGTCTACGGGCAGCATTGA
- a CDS encoding BCCT family transporter, which translates to MTDESTNQGIPAPEGAADVIDTEYEIGQDNVDGSVGPFGFDIHNPVFAISGAAIVAFVFFTLALPDQAGAIFQAMFDFTTKNFDWFLIGAADIVVIFALLLIVTPFGSVRLGGSTATPDYTYLGWFSMLFAAGMGIGLMFYGVSEPLSHFSSSMGGAVSTDGVRSDWAPLAGAAGDAEASIRLGMAATIYHWGLHPWGIYAIVGLALALFSYNKGLPLTIRSAFYPLFGDRVFGWPGHIIDILAVFATLFGLATSLGFGATQANAGLNELFGVPIGNTTEVILISAITAVALISVLRGLDGGVKILSEVNMGLAGLLAVFTLIVGPTAFLFAFFWDSLKAYVEFLPALANPFGREDVNFSQGWTAFYWAWWISWSPFVGMFIARVSRGRSVREFIICVLLIPSVVCVAWMSIFGGTAIHQVITDNFTGAQDAELPRQLFQMLGQLPLASITSFIGIVLVVVFFVTSSDSGSLVIDTITAGGKVDAPVPQRVFWCIFEGAVAIALLIGGGLAALQSMVISTGLLFTLVLLVMCYCIFRGLQSERAELK; encoded by the coding sequence GTGACAGATGAAAGTACCAACCAAGGCATACCCGCGCCGGAAGGCGCCGCGGATGTCATCGACACTGAATATGAGATAGGACAGGATAATGTCGACGGGTCTGTCGGGCCGTTTGGCTTCGACATTCACAACCCGGTCTTCGCCATTTCTGGCGCGGCAATCGTGGCCTTTGTGTTTTTCACATTGGCGTTGCCCGATCAGGCCGGCGCGATCTTCCAAGCCATGTTCGATTTCACCACCAAGAACTTCGACTGGTTCCTCATCGGCGCGGCTGACATCGTCGTCATCTTCGCGCTTTTGTTGATTGTAACGCCCTTCGGCAGCGTGCGCCTTGGCGGGTCAACGGCGACGCCGGATTATACTTACCTCGGCTGGTTCTCGATGCTGTTTGCAGCGGGAATGGGCATTGGTCTGATGTTTTACGGCGTGTCAGAGCCGCTGTCGCATTTCTCGTCCTCCATGGGCGGGGCCGTCTCGACCGATGGGGTCCGTTCGGACTGGGCGCCGTTGGCCGGCGCGGCAGGCGATGCAGAGGCATCAATCCGCCTTGGCATGGCGGCCACCATCTATCACTGGGGTCTGCACCCTTGGGGTATCTACGCGATCGTCGGTCTGGCGCTGGCGTTGTTCAGCTATAACAAGGGTTTGCCCCTGACCATCCGGTCGGCGTTCTACCCATTGTTCGGGGACCGTGTCTTCGGTTGGCCGGGCCACATCATCGACATTCTGGCCGTCTTTGCGACGCTCTTTGGTTTGGCGACATCGCTGGGCTTCGGTGCCACACAGGCCAATGCGGGCCTGAACGAGCTATTCGGTGTTCCAATCGGTAACACCACCGAGGTGATCTTGATCTCGGCAATCACCGCCGTTGCGCTGATTTCGGTTCTCCGCGGTCTCGACGGAGGGGTGAAGATCCTGTCCGAGGTCAACATGGGCCTTGCGGGCTTGCTGGCGGTGTTCACACTGATCGTGGGGCCAACGGCGTTTTTGTTCGCCTTCTTCTGGGACAGCCTGAAGGCGTATGTCGAGTTCCTGCCCGCCCTTGCCAATCCCTTCGGGCGCGAAGACGTCAACTTCAGCCAAGGCTGGACGGCGTTCTATTGGGCGTGGTGGATCAGCTGGTCACCTTTCGTGGGCATGTTTATCGCCCGCGTCAGCCGGGGGCGTTCGGTGCGTGAGTTTATCATCTGCGTGCTTCTGATCCCGTCTGTTGTGTGCGTCGCATGGATGTCGATCTTTGGCGGCACCGCGATTCATCAGGTCATCACGGACAACTTCACCGGCGCACAGGATGCAGAGTTGCCCCGGCAGTTGTTCCAGATGTTGGGACAGCTTCCCCTGGCCTCCATCACATCGTTCATCGGCATCGTGCTGGTCGTCGTGTTCTTCGTGACATCCTCGGACTCTGGCTCGTTGGTGATCGACACGATCACTGCGGGTGGCAAGGTCGATGCGCCTGTTCCACAGCGCGTGTTCTGGTGCATATTTGAAGGAGCCGTCGCGATTGCCTTGCTGATTGGCGGTGGCCTTGCGGCGCTTCAGTCCATGGTCATTTCCACAGGGCTATTGTTCACGCTTGTGCTGTTGGTGATGTGCTATTGCATCTTCCGTGGCTTGCAGAGCGAGCGCGCTGAACTCAAGTAA
- a CDS encoding ATP-binding protein: protein MRFFWAVSPYTTNFVVVAMAIVVGLVLDRANVNQHLSTQRLQVLEDSYELQAALEHEISEKLWLTEGLASVITVSPDLGQDEYARSAAILVENSDNVINVAASPDMVIEFIYPIEGNEATLGVDLTQQGQLVSGLQQAIDTGETIFTGPVELLQGMQGFITRAAVYIEGAEGAEPELWGIVSLVMDAGVLFETVGLGAPGLENAYAIHDGDGLLLAGDASIMELAPVATSVSAPGVNWELLAAPRDGWSLSPPNRMETWLVLLLITLGLLVVFRVLQWALDRKDVAETQLAEAVESLSDGFALYDPDGNLTMCNQTYRDMFPRAADIMQPGVSFEQILRRGIETGHFPHAEGREAEWITERVAAHRNPTEPVEFKMPDGRWLRVEERKTASDHVAGILVDVTQLKDAVVRSEAASAAKTDFLNTVSHELRTPLSVILGYNSFMKNLSALPSYRWLQGEIKTDDLHDRLETFAKDIKKFSDQIDTSGKQLMALIASVLDIAAIEEGTLQLHPENLSLEQTLAETVSQLQVVAQGKGLDLILDASESNVWADPVRLRQILLNIIGNALKFTESGSVTVRSKRDHAGTHIIVTDTGPGIEPVVLASIFDRFKQADASSSRKHGGIGLGLSIAKELTELHKGTIQVDSHVGEGTTFKVTLPSHEPEQNGHKKQDVASQLPSQCA, encoded by the coding sequence ATGAGATTTTTTTGGGCAGTATCCCCCTACACAACCAACTTCGTGGTGGTTGCAATGGCGATCGTCGTCGGGTTGGTGCTGGATCGCGCCAACGTGAACCAACACCTGTCCACGCAGCGCCTTCAAGTTCTTGAAGACTCGTATGAATTACAGGCCGCGCTGGAGCACGAGATCAGCGAGAAGCTATGGCTGACCGAGGGCTTGGCATCGGTCATCACGGTGAGCCCGGATCTGGGCCAAGACGAATACGCCCGGTCGGCGGCGATCTTGGTGGAGAACTCCGACAACGTCATCAACGTTGCCGCTTCGCCCGATATGGTTATCGAATTTATTTACCCAATCGAGGGGAATGAAGCCACGCTTGGCGTCGACCTGACACAGCAAGGTCAACTTGTTTCAGGCTTGCAGCAAGCCATTGATACCGGAGAGACCATTTTTACCGGACCGGTCGAGCTTTTGCAGGGCATGCAAGGGTTCATCACACGGGCTGCGGTGTACATCGAAGGTGCCGAAGGGGCGGAGCCCGAACTTTGGGGCATCGTTTCCTTGGTGATGGACGCAGGCGTGTTGTTTGAAACCGTCGGGCTTGGCGCGCCGGGCTTGGAAAATGCCTACGCTATCCATGATGGCGATGGCCTGCTTCTGGCAGGTGACGCGTCCATCATGGAGCTGGCCCCGGTAGCGACCAGCGTGAGCGCGCCAGGTGTGAATTGGGAACTGCTGGCCGCCCCCCGTGATGGGTGGTCCCTTTCCCCGCCGAACCGGATGGAAACGTGGCTTGTGCTGCTTCTGATAACATTGGGCTTGCTGGTCGTTTTCCGCGTGTTGCAATGGGCGTTGGACCGCAAGGATGTGGCTGAAACGCAGTTGGCAGAGGCCGTGGAATCCCTGAGCGACGGCTTTGCCCTCTACGATCCGGATGGCAATCTGACGATGTGCAACCAGACCTACCGGGATATGTTCCCGCGCGCCGCTGACATCATGCAGCCCGGTGTTTCCTTTGAGCAAATTTTGCGTCGCGGTATTGAGACGGGCCATTTCCCCCACGCCGAGGGCCGCGAGGCGGAATGGATCACTGAACGCGTTGCAGCCCACCGCAATCCGACAGAACCCGTTGAATTCAAGATGCCCGATGGCCGCTGGTTGCGGGTGGAAGAACGCAAGACCGCCTCTGACCACGTAGCAGGCATCTTGGTTGACGTGACGCAGCTGAAGGACGCCGTGGTCCGATCCGAGGCCGCCAGCGCCGCGAAGACGGACTTCCTGAACACTGTCAGTCACGAATTGCGGACGCCCCTATCCGTCATTCTCGGATACAACTCTTTCATGAAAAACCTGAGTGCATTGCCAAGCTATCGCTGGCTTCAGGGTGAAATCAAAACCGATGACCTCCACGACCGGCTGGAGACCTTTGCCAAAGACATCAAGAAGTTTTCGGATCAGATCGACACGTCGGGCAAACAACTGATGGCCCTGATTGCCAGTGTTCTTGACATTGCTGCCATCGAAGAAGGCACGCTGCAACTCCACCCCGAAAACCTCAGCCTTGAACAGACTCTGGCCGAAACCGTCAGCCAGCTGCAAGTCGTGGCCCAGGGCAAGGGGCTGGACCTGATTTTGGATGCCAGTGAAAGCAACGTCTGGGCGGATCCCGTTCGTCTGCGTCAGATCCTGCTCAACATCATCGGGAACGCACTGAAATTTACCGAGAGCGGCTCGGTCACGGTCCGCAGCAAGCGAGATCACGCCGGAACGCACATCATCGTCACCGATACCGGCCCCGGCATTGAACCCGTGGTTCTGGCCTCCATCTTCGACCGTTTCAAGCAGGCCGACGCCTCCAGCAGCCGCAAGCATGGGGGCATTGGCCTTGGCCTGTCCATTGCCAAGGAACTGACAGAACTGCACAAAGGGACCATTCAGGTCGATAGCCACGTAGGCGAAGGCACGACCTTTAAAGTTACCCTGCCATCCCATGAGCCGGAGCAGAATGGCCATAAGAAACAAGATGTTGCCAGCCAGCTACCATCACAATGCGCGTAA
- a CDS encoding PAS domain-containing sensor histidine kinase, whose amino-acid sequence MSKFNKTTILALALGNMLIACAIPAFFHAFVSTFAITSLVGYFGYVLLIFFIVSAITFVSLRITHDSRRAATDALVGGYDAAIGLRDKAINQHTIVCTTNGNGELKSVNENFVRAFGYSPAEVLGRTTEMLYFDDGGPKFQDVLGVAGSGGVWKGEQRLRAKDGSIVSVETTIIPRFDDLGNHLESISIRTDQTAARAKAASDSRNAVIEGLPDGVIVYDPDTYKIKYVNANGRARLKWSVNDLGDKTIFDTFKDFDKGLFRRYLEPLQSGEAQQVTLQVDHNRAPIEILTHLDTSPNGRRSLISVVRDISERRAAEKLKLTSVSTVSHELRTPLTSIKGALRLLESGGLGDMSDKAKHMIAIANRNSDRLLALVNDILVLEKIEAGEMSVTWQEVNLKDLLAEAAENHASYAEQTNVRFEVVSSEFDAVVQADPERLMQVLANLMSNAAKFSPPNGTVHLHLKDVGDAWRLCVEDHGPGIPEAARKTLFDSFFQVTADTRYSRPGTGLGLTISKRIMELHGGSISFTTELDKGTVFHCDLRKQADTQDCAA is encoded by the coding sequence ATGAGCAAGTTCAACAAAACAACGATCTTGGCCCTCGCGCTTGGCAATATGTTGATCGCTTGTGCGATCCCCGCCTTCTTCCACGCATTCGTTTCGACCTTCGCAATCACCTCACTTGTCGGCTACTTCGGCTACGTCCTCCTCATCTTCTTCATTGTATCCGCAATCACGTTTGTCAGCTTGCGGATCACCCATGACAGTCGCCGCGCTGCAACCGACGCGCTTGTGGGCGGCTATGATGCCGCCATCGGATTGCGCGACAAGGCCATCAACCAACACACCATCGTTTGCACCACCAACGGAAACGGCGAACTCAAGTCTGTTAACGAAAACTTTGTCAGGGCCTTCGGCTACTCCCCTGCCGAGGTGTTGGGCAGAACGACTGAGATGCTCTATTTCGACGACGGCGGGCCCAAATTCCAAGATGTTCTGGGCGTCGCAGGAAGCGGTGGCGTTTGGAAGGGCGAGCAGCGCCTGAGGGCCAAAGACGGCTCTATCGTGTCCGTTGAAACCACGATCATCCCGCGTTTTGATGATCTCGGGAACCACCTCGAAAGCATCTCGATCCGCACCGACCAAACCGCGGCCCGCGCCAAGGCCGCCAGCGACAGCCGTAACGCGGTGATCGAAGGTCTGCCCGATGGGGTCATTGTGTATGATCCAGACACCTACAAGATCAAATATGTGAACGCCAATGGCCGCGCGCGTCTGAAATGGTCCGTGAATGACCTTGGCGACAAGACCATTTTCGACACGTTCAAGGACTTCGATAAGGGCCTGTTCCGCCGCTATCTTGAGCCGCTCCAATCTGGCGAGGCGCAGCAGGTGACGCTTCAGGTCGATCACAATCGTGCCCCGATCGAAATTCTCACCCATCTGGACACCAGCCCCAACGGTCGCCGCAGCCTGATTTCTGTTGTGCGTGACATCTCGGAACGGAGGGCGGCCGAGAAGCTGAAGCTGACCTCTGTATCGACCGTAAGCCACGAATTGCGCACCCCCCTCACCTCGATCAAAGGGGCGCTCCGCCTGCTGGAATCCGGCGGGTTGGGTGACATGAGCGATAAAGCCAAGCACATGATCGCCATCGCCAACCGCAATAGTGACCGCCTTCTGGCGCTGGTGAACGACATTTTGGTCCTGGAAAAGATCGAAGCGGGCGAAATGTCCGTGACCTGGCAAGAGGTTAATCTGAAAGACCTGCTGGCTGAGGCGGCCGAAAACCACGCCTCTTACGCCGAGCAAACCAACGTCCGCTTCGAGGTTGTGTCATCGGAGTTTGACGCTGTCGTACAGGCCGACCCCGAACGGCTTATGCAGGTCCTGGCTAATCTGATGTCCAACGCCGCCAAATTCTCTCCGCCAAACGGCACGGTGCATCTGCACCTGAAGGATGTGGGCGACGCATGGCGCCTGTGCGTTGAAGATCACGGTCCTGGCATTCCCGAGGCCGCCCGCAAGACGCTGTTCGACAGCTTCTTCCAAGTGACCGCGGACACCCGCTATTCGCGCCCCGGCACCGGGCTTGGCCTGACCATCTCCAAACGGATTATGGAATTGCACGGAGGCTCGATTTCCTTCACGACCGAGCTGGACAAAGGCACGGTCTTCCACTGCGACCTTAGAAAGCAAGCTGACACTCAAGATTGCGCCGCATGA
- a CDS encoding response regulator, producing the protein MPELTNILHVDDDFDIRDIVQMSLSLDDSLTLHQCSSGSEALDYLQANVPDLLLLDVMMPGMTGPELWAKIKELPGVHANIPTIFMTAKAEDSLSKELLEQGAIGVITKPFDPMSLGEDIRAVWAKL; encoded by the coding sequence ATGCCTGAACTGACCAATATTCTGCATGTAGACGATGATTTCGATATCCGGGACATCGTCCAAATGTCGTTGAGCCTGGACGATTCACTGACCCTTCACCAATGCAGTTCCGGCAGCGAGGCTTTGGACTACCTGCAAGCCAATGTGCCTGACCTATTGCTGCTGGACGTGATGATGCCCGGCATGACGGGGCCCGAGTTGTGGGCAAAGATCAAAGAGCTTCCCGGCGTTCATGCCAACATTCCCACGATCTTCATGACCGCCAAGGCCGAGGATTCACTGTCAAAAGAGCTGCTGGAACAAGGCGCCATTGGCGTCATCACCAAGCCCTTTGATCCCATGTCTTTGGGCGAAGACATTCGCGCGGTTTGGGCCAAATTGTAA
- a CDS encoding response regulator gives MKLLAVDDDPIFLDLLVTTLNELGYDNITPVKSAMEALHELAIATDPFDCLLFDIQMPVKNGIDLTKEVRQQARYAHTPIIMITSMQQRDFIDQAYAAGANDYVVKPIQSLELAARIGMVKKVAELNDQVRHAASRTGQTFRFSDAIPLEPRDNILNYLALENYLLTLGRLRMSNICAFGVSLVGASDRFATSPIDEYTDILNDIAAIVVDHTIKYRPLVSYAGSGRFIVVLPRAMGLDTEDLAAFVNAELESLYTSVYLPEEMGAEVRMGPVHRPRMLNGFSPNSMITKVLGGMSDEVQGARYKHLWKSAA, from the coding sequence GTGAAACTTCTTGCTGTTGATGACGACCCCATTTTCCTGGATCTTCTCGTCACTACCCTGAATGAACTCGGGTACGACAACATCACTCCCGTCAAATCCGCGATGGAAGCCCTGCACGAGCTGGCCATTGCGACCGATCCGTTTGATTGCCTGTTGTTCGACATTCAGATGCCGGTAAAAAACGGCATCGACCTGACCAAGGAAGTCCGGCAGCAAGCGCGCTATGCCCATACGCCGATCATCATGATCACGTCGATGCAGCAGCGTGACTTCATTGACCAAGCCTATGCCGCCGGCGCGAATGACTATGTGGTCAAGCCGATCCAATCCTTGGAACTGGCCGCGCGTATTGGCATGGTAAAGAAGGTTGCGGAACTGAATGATCAGGTCAGGCACGCCGCCTCCAGAACCGGTCAAACCTTCCGCTTCAGCGACGCGATCCCTCTGGAGCCGCGCGACAACATCCTTAATTACCTGGCGCTGGAAAACTATCTGCTGACCCTGGGTCGCCTGAGAATGTCAAACATCTGCGCCTTTGGCGTGTCTTTGGTTGGGGCCAGCGATCGTTTCGCTACGTCCCCGATTGATGAATATACCGACATCCTGAACGACATCGCGGCCATCGTCGTGGACCACACGATCAAATACCGTCCACTGGTGTCCTACGCGGGCTCTGGCCGGTTTATCGTGGTTCTGCCACGGGCCATGGGCCTGGATACGGAAGACTTGGCCGCCTTTGTGAATGCCGAGCTCGAGTCGCTCTATACCTCCGTTTATCTGCCCGAAGAAATGGGCGCAGAAGTGCGGATGGGGCCGGTTCACCGCCCCCGTATGCTCAACGGCTTCTCTCCGAATTCGATGATCACCAAAGTCCTTGGCGGCATGAGCGATGAAGTCCAAGGTGCCCGTTACAAGCATCTTTGGAAAAGCGCAGCGTAA
- a CDS encoding Hpt domain-containing protein produces the protein MAPSRSTPKAGDQFADALARVRARFVDSIPDRLEEIGCQFERISDGEDLADCLHGIERELHKVAGIAGSIGLGDLGAKSARAEAMLIDERTGEPGSVGVEKVFEAVVDLTEDLKAVQANSPA, from the coding sequence ATGGCCCCTTCCCGATCCACCCCCAAGGCAGGCGATCAGTTTGCCGATGCTCTTGCACGGGTCCGGGCGCGGTTTGTGGATTCCATCCCCGACCGACTGGAGGAAATCGGCTGCCAGTTTGAGCGTATCTCGGACGGCGAAGACCTTGCCGATTGTCTGCACGGGATAGAGCGCGAGTTGCACAAGGTTGCCGGGATTGCGGGCTCGATCGGGCTTGGCGACCTCGGGGCGAAAAGTGCCCGCGCTGAGGCGATGCTGATTGATGAACGCACGGGCGAGCCGGGCTCCGTCGGCGTGGAAAAGGTGTTTGAGGCGGTCGTTGACCTGACCGAAGACCTCAAAGCTGTGCAAGCCAACAGCCCCGCCTGA